In Rhodohalobacter sp. SW132, the genomic stretch GATCATTAGTGTGTTTTTTTGATACTTTTGTAATTTGATACTGCTTCGATATGAACAGCAGTACCGGGAATTATTAGAGGTGTGAATTACTATCCTGGTACACTTGAATCTGCTATATACTATTCTGAATTTTTATGGTACTGCTGGAATTTGGTCTAACCATCGTTCGGGGAATTATGTCACATACATTAAAAAAATAAACAATCACTCATCGAACCGGATTACAGATATCACGTTTTATTATAACGTAAATCAAATCTTCCCCGGCCACCATCTCCTGAACAGTATTGATATCGTTTTCTGAAAAATACCGGCTTGCAGATATTTGCATTTGAACCTTATCTCATGCTCATCCGCAACTCAGGTACAACATTCTTTCTGCTGAGATCTGTCGTTAGCTCTTGATCGTTGATTGATGATGCTTTGATATTTAAAGATTTCTGAACCTGGTTCATGAAATCAGGATTCCGCCTGATGATCCGGTCTTACTTTAAATTTGATCCCACTCCCTTTCTGTCTGATTTGTTGAAGACAAGTTTAAACTCTGCACCCCGATCCAGTGATGAATATGAGTATGTGCCCTTAAGCTGCTTTGTGAGTGTTTGAATCAGTTCCATCCCAAGAGATTTTCCATTGCCTGTTTTATCGAAATCATCCGGCAGGCCTTTTCCGTCATCCCGGATCTTCAGCGTCACTGTTTTACCTTCCTGGATAAGAGAAACATTTAATAACCCTGAATCCCCGCTATTGTAAGCGTGCTTCAGGACATTTGTCACCACCTCATTTACAATAAGCGAGCAGGGTATTGCATCATTGATATTCAATTCAACCGGTTCCATATCGTATGAAACATCCAGATTAATGGATTGATTGTAAGTATTGCAAATATTAGTGATAAGCTGTTCAACATTTTTATCAAGGCGGAGGTTTTTAAAGCTCGATGACTTGTAAAGCAATTCATGGATGGTTGCCATGGTCTGAATACGCCCGGTGCTGGAGTATAATTTTTGCTGAATATTTTCATCCGTTTCATTAAATGCCTGCAGGTGCAGAATCCCGGATACAACGGCAAGATTATTTTTAACCCGGTGATGAATCTCAGCCAGCAAAATATTTTTTTCCTCCAGAGAGCGCTGGACCAGTTCCTGACTTTCTTTCTCTTCGGTAATATCAACCGATACCCCGCCAACAATATTATCCAGCCCTGCAACACCTTTTATCGGAAAGATATTGGTTTTATAACATCTCACGTTTCCATTTAGTTTGAGCTTCTCCTCAAATACAACGGGTTCACCCGATTCCAGTGCTTTCTGATCATTAGCTTTAAACTGGCTTGCAATGTCATCATCAAAAAGGTCATATACGCTCTTCGTCACCACCTTTTTCCCGGTCAATCCGAGCAAGGATTTGAACTTATCATTGGCAAACAGAAACATTCCGTTTTCATCTCTAACCCAGGTGGCTGACCAGGCATTATCGGCAAGCTCCTCCAGCAGTTGCTTGTTGCGGTATGATTCCTCTTTAATTTTTACCAATTCGCTAATGTCAACAATGGCTCCAATAATGGTTTCCGGCGTGCCGTCTTCATTTCGATCCACATAGACGCGATTCATCACATATTTATAAGATTCATCGAACGCTCTGATTCGGTACACCAGTTTCACCTTCTGGCTTTGCCCCTCCACCGTATGAGCCACATCCTGAATCACCCGTTCAAGGTCGTCGGGATGGATCTTATCGAGCCACCAATCGTAATCCACAAATTTCTCCGTATGCGGGTATCCAAGCACATCGGTTAACTCATCCCCCCAGGAAAGGTCTCCCGACTTCCAATCCAGTTCGTAAATCAGATCCGTCGCTACAGATACAATTTTCTGAAGTTTTTCTTTAAGCTCATCAACTCCATGCTCCGCTTCTTTTTTGTCGCTGATGTCCCTGGCGGTCACATACCAGTGGTTTTTGTCAGCCGAAAAATCACATTTATAGGTTTTTTTCCGGTTTTGATAGTCTATAAAATGAACCGTTGTTGAGTAACGCCCCTTGTTGTGATTTTCAGTCAAAAACCATTGATCTATTGTTTCGCCGTCAAGCTCATCCTCCATCACGATATCTGTAAATGGTTTCCCTCGCAACAGATCCGGTGAGTACCCCAATTCCTTCTCCACCCTGTTACTTACGTCAATAATTTTTCCCAATTCA encodes the following:
- a CDS encoding PAS domain S-box protein; amino-acid sequence: MMIENEINTDSPFSETDLTELRDHLEPILKMASDISDGTTSLVYIHDGSDIKILESYGDFNKPMISAARKISGIMDPENGLSIIQNIREHQQAASLLSDLEIDKIQFYAGALFRNKTGIIGAFCVCDSKPHELTEVQKQQLRVMAEGVKTQLMFGKQKEMLNESSRKLKISAALIKNSADLTFLLEPELGKIIDVSNRVEKELGYSPDLLRGKPFTDIVMEDELDGETIDQWFLTENHNKGRYSTTVHFIDYQNRKKTYKCDFSADKNHWYVTARDISDKKEAEHGVDELKEKLQKIVSVATDLIYELDWKSGDLSWGDELTDVLGYPHTEKFVDYDWWLDKIHPDDLERVIQDVAHTVEGQSQKVKLVYRIRAFDESYKYVMNRVYVDRNEDGTPETIIGAIVDISELVKIKEESYRNKQLLEELADNAWSATWVRDENGMFLFANDKFKSLLGLTGKKVVTKSVYDLFDDDIASQFKANDQKALESGEPVVFEEKLKLNGNVRCYKTNIFPIKGVAGLDNIVGGVSVDITEEKESQELVQRSLEEKNILLAEIHHRVKNNLAVVSGILHLQAFNETDENIQQKLYSSTGRIQTMATIHELLYKSSSFKNLRLDKNVEQLITNICNTYNQSINLDVSYDMEPVELNINDAIPCSLIVNEVVTNVLKHAYNSGDSGLLNVSLIQEGKTVTLKIRDDGKGLPDDFDKTGNGKSLGMELIQTLTKQLKGTYSYSSLDRGAEFKLVFNKSDRKGVGSNLK